In Piliocolobus tephrosceles isolate RC106 unplaced genomic scaffold, ASM277652v3 unscaffolded_19139, whole genome shotgun sequence, the genomic stretch gtaatcccagctactcaggaggctgaggcaggagaattgcttgaacccaggaggtggaggttgcagtgagccgagatcgcaccattgcactccagcctgggcaacaagagcaagactccatctaaaataataataataataataataatatatattaattaaataaaacagggtgctcatgcctgttatcctaacactttgggagattgaggcagggggattgcttgagccaaggagttcaagaccagcctgggcaacatagggagacactgtctctacaaaaaaattaaaaaaaattagccggacttagtgtcatgcacctgtagtcccaactactcaggaggttgaggcagaaggatggcttgagcccaggaatgtgaggctgcagtgggctgtgatcacgccactgcactttagcctggtgacaaaccttgtctcaaaaaataaataaataaataaataaataaataaataagaagtctTGCAAATTCTACCTAAACGATAATGAAGTGAAATAATTAACACAAGTAAAACCTGGATTTTccactccatctctataaaatgaattttttttttttttgagacagagtctcgctctgttgcccaggctggagtgcagtggcatgggctcactgcaacctccgcctcctgggttcaagtgattatcctgcttcagcctcctgagtagctggaattacaggtgcgcaccatcacgcctggctaattttttacatttttggtagagacagggtttcaaaaggttggccaggctgatcttgaactcttgacctcaagtaatccgtctgccgcggcctcccaaagtgctgggattacaggcatgagccaccatgcccagcctaaaagtaattttataagtaaaataaataaacatattttgcaTACTTCATCCAAATAAAAGACCTAATAGTGTGACTCAAGCAGAGGGACTATGGGAAAGGACCGAGGAGCACTGGCTGCCCAGTCAAAGCAGCACAGTCTGAGGAGCtcaggcctcagcttcccagtctTTGTCCTCATGGCTTCCCCCTGCCAGGTAGCGCCACCCTTGGTTAACCACACAGCCCAGGGCCCCACCTCACCTGCTCCTCTGTGGTGTCGTCCACATCGACATCAAACAGGGAGCCCAGGTAGGCCAGGTGGAAGATGGCCAGGGCTCCAAAGAGCAAATTTAAGGCTCGCACCCCCAGGCCCTGTGGGGGACAGATGGATATACTTGGCAACTGGACCTACTCACTGTGTCCCACCTCCTCCTTCATGGGGGAGCCCAGGGGACACACAGGGTACAGTGGGTTCCAGGACTGAGAATGCCCAGGGTACCCCCTGAGATAGGGAAGAGATGGTTCAGGGAGCCTCCTATGGGAGTACAGAGGCATCCAAGGATGAGGGTACTGTTCACAGTGAGGGCATCCTGGGTTGGGGGAGGTTCGAGTCtccaggcagaggaggaagagtggCAGGGCTTTGAGTCGGGGCTTTATAGTAATGAACGGGAGTCGGGTGGGAGACAAATATAGGTTGTCTGTACTTCTTATTgcaaacagaatgaaaaacacaaaaccaaaccaaaccaaaccaaatcccCACCATGACCTAGCAGGCCCGTGCCTCCTACCCATCTTCCCTCCCCACCCTACCTCTGCTCAAGCCACACTGGCTGCCTTGCTATTTCTCAAAGATTCCAGGCCCTCTCCTACCGCAGGGCCTTTCCACTGGgtgtccctctgcctggaacgtTTCCCCCTCTCACCTCCTTCAGTTAAAGGCCTCAAACGTCACCTCACCAGGGAGGCTTCTTTGACCTCCCTATTTCAAATGGAAATCACCCCCATAAAGGAATCACCTTTTCCCTACGCATTTTCTCCTTAGCACTACTTGCAATCTGACACACTATTATTAGACTTTACTGACTCATTTTATATCTCCTGTCCGCCCGGTTAAAATGCTTGTCCCATAGCGCTGGGACTTCGGTCTGTTTCGTTCACCGTGTCTCCAGCACCTAGAGCACCAACAGGCACTCAACAGATGTTCATTGGGGGAAACAAATGCCAGGTGTGTAtacagcagatgctcaataaatgcctgtTAGGGAAACAGATGCTAGCGAATAGAGGAGAGGTTATGGGGATGGCTCAGGCACCAAAAGAAGAAGTTGGGCACCCTGAGACAGATACAAGGTAGAGACAGAAGGAACATTTTTGACGGGGAGTGTTGGGCAcaaggttgcccaggctgaacccTCACCAAGCGATGCTGGTGTGAACAGTCTGGCGGGCACCGCTTTGACAAGACACAGGCACTGAGGATCCGAGCCAGGCGCTTCCGGAGGACTGGGGCGGTGGGGAGAGGTAAGGGGGTCAGGTTAGCCTCAGGGGAGGCTGGCTCCAGCCCCCGACCAACTTTCTATCCATCAGCTGGGCTGGGCCCTGCACTCACCATGCTCCACGTAAGTGATAAAAGCCAGGGATAGCAGGACCGCAGCCAGGTGGAAGCTGAAGCCCTGGGGGAGTGCAGGGGACAATGCAATGAGTGAGGAAGAGGTCCTGCCACCCGCCCCCACTCAGCTTCCACCCTGATCCTGCTCCACCCTGCTCACATGTAGGAGGGCGCTGGCTGCATAGGTGACCAGCACAGCTGAGAAGGTCCCCAGGCGGAGAGCATTCTTGAAAACATCTGGAGGGGAAGAGATGTGGGACAAAATTCTCCTGAGAgtcccccagcccctcctggaaGGCCATCGGCAGGATGAGAATACCCACAACCTGTTGGAGCCCCCAGGATAAAGTCCTTAGATGGCCTCAAACTTCACATGCCCAAAGCCCAGCTCCCGATCTTCCCCCGAGCCTGCTCCTCCCAGTCTCATCAAGTTCAGTCAATGTCAACTCCACCCTTCCAGTTCCTCAGGGCAAAAACCTGGGAATTACCCTTGATTTGCCCTCCCCAAACTCCCACATCCAAATTCAGCAAATCGTGTGAGTTCCACCTTCAGAATATGCCAGAATCTGAGCTCTCCTCTCCACATCCACTGCCGCCACCACCATCACTGGCCTGGTGATGGCAGGGGCCTCCTCACCGCTGCATCCTTGCCCCCTCCCCTCAGTCTGTCTtcacagcagccagagggatccTGTTGCAACCTGAGTCAGCCCAGGGCTCTCCTCAGCTTGGAGCCCTGCCGTGGCTCTCATCTCTCTCAAAGAAAAAGCCAAAGTCCTCTCCGTGGCCCACGAGACCCTCCAGGCCCTCCCTGACCTCACTGCCTGCCACTGGCCCCTGGCTCACTCTGCTCCTGCCCCGCTGGCTTTCTTGCTGTTCCTCATGCACCAAGCAAGTTcccacctcaggacctttgcacctgCTATTCCCGCATCTGCTACATTCCTCCCCCATGTATCTGCACTCCCTGCTCCCTCACCTGCCTTGCATCTTTGCTCCAATGTCACCTCCTCGGGAAGACttgccctggctaattttttacaattGCAATaccccaccctccccactcctATCTCCTGCCAGCACTCCTGGATCACCTTTAcctgctttatctttttttttttttttttttatccttgcCGCTTTTAACCCcgagctattttgtattttttttttcctcttatttatcATCTGCCCCCCAGGAGAACTGCAGCTCCACAAGGGTAGGGATTTTGGGTGCCTAGCACACggaaggtgctcagtaaatgttgtaTGAATGTATGAAAGGGCCTGGATTACCAACATAGCTGGAGTGGTGACTTGGTGACTCACAGTTATTTAGCCAATAAGACATAGGCAGGTTCCAGCTTGTGACAACTTCCACCATTGACCGAGGCAGCTCCACATTCAATGGCTTAGACACCGTCAGGTCCCTGTTGGCAGAAGAGATATGCACATCCATTTGGGATCTCAACTCATCTGACCACCACACTTCTGTCTTGGCTGTTCCCTCCCTGGGAGCACCCGCCCTCCTCCCTGCAGCTCCTCTAGGCAGCACCCTGTGGGAGAGGGGGTCCCCAAGCCCTCCCACCATTCCAGGTGATCCTTCTCCTCGGTAAAGCCAGCCCCCGCCAACGTGGCTGTGGCCTCGGACAGAAAGCCCACAAAATAGTTGCTGAAGTGGAAGGAGACAGCACTCTCGTAGGCTCGCAGCCACCTGGGGAGAAAGGGGCAGGGGTGAGAGGCATCACGTTCAGGTCCCAACATGATACCCCACCACATGTCAGCATCCTGGGCCCCGCTCTGTAGACTCACCTTACCATGGTGCCCCTAGGGCCCCCAGGGGTCAGGAAGgcagcagagaagaaagaaaagagagtcaGAGAGGCCCTGGAGGCTGGTCTGAATTGTTCAGACAAGACAGATGAAATGTAACCGCAAAAAAGGTGAACTATGATAGTCACACACAGACATCCACCCTCAGGCAGTTAGTCTTATGTGGCTCAAACGGATGCATGAGCTGTCCTATAATATGGCATGTCTTATAATATGTCCTATAATGTGGCAGGCTCACATGGCCAGACGGCCAAAGCCAGCCACCATCAGAGGCCCAACTTCACAGACCTGCACCCTCTAACAGCCAGACACAAATATCAGACTCCCAGCCTTGCAGTGCTCTAACCTGACTCAGTGACCATAGGACAGCCAAAAATCCCTGAGCTGGGCACAGAGAACATCAAACACCCtgctatgcacacacacaccccctacTAGTTGCAATCAGACATGGTCAAAAACAGGCAGCATCTTGCGTTGGAAAAAGTATAGGTTCTGAAGTTAGGCCTGGGATTCATGCCTGGCTGCTTAGCTGGGTGACACTGGTCAAGTCACTTGACCTTTTGGAGACTCATTTGGCATTAGATCTAAACAGCAGTCAGGGAGTGGGGCAGGGGCCATACAACCAAAGAGCCCGATCAAACCCTACAGTCAAACCAGAGGCAGTCAGTCCTGCAGGCAGGCACAGACCAGAGTCGGGTACAACCCCTCAGCTAGACAACACCAAGCCATCAGGCAAGGCAGATACACAGGCAGAGGTAGCCCATGAACTCCACAGACAGGCATATGACAAGCCACAGTCAGACCCACTCCTGGCCAAAGCTACAAAAAATCAGAATCATCAACACAGATTTATCTTATCCAATGACAGCCACGCACCCTATCACTGACGATGGCACAGCCAGATAGCCACTCACAGGCTTACATTCTGGGGGTCAGTGGCCAATAGACAAACAACCCATACATATCCCTAGCCAGAGTCACTGACAGGTTAAAGTTACCCACCAAACACACACTTGTCACTCTCCATGACAGTTATGTGACTCGCTTCTAACAGTGAGACAGCTAAACAGATGGACAGCCAGACACATAGTATGTGTTGGAGTGTCAGTCATACAGAGTCACAGAGCCAAGCTTggtcagccagccagccagccacagTCTCTGTCTAGTCATGGAGTTGACGGTCAGACACACTTGGACACACAGAACCCATTGGTCATGGGGTCTGCCCCCACTCACGTCAGCCCCACTCCACGCACCCTCACACCTGCCCTCATTTACCTGGCTTTGCGTTTCTTGCTGTAGtaacagaagacagaaagaagcaTTAAGAGACAGGCTCAGAACTGGGGAAACCGTGGGTCCCTACCCAACCCCCTCATTGCTGGGCAGGGGCCTCGAAGGCTGTGCTCACTTGCGAAGGAGGCGGTCACCGTCGAGGGGGATGAAGTATGGGAAGAGGTAGGGGCCCACGCAAGTGGACAGCACAAGGCACAGCAGGGCCAGTGCCAGGCTCCGGGCCACCTTCTGCAGCCATCGGCGGCTCTGTAGGGATCAAGGCTCCATGAGTGCTGCCCCAGGGTGGCTCCCACAGTCCCTGCCCACCCATCCACTCAGGACCTCACCAGTGGGTGGCCTTGGACAGCTTGTAGGTAGCTGTGGAAGGATATCCAGGGCCCGAACACGATGGTGCCCACGAAGTAGAGGTAGCCCATGAACTCCACCGGCGAGGGCACCGCACCC encodes the following:
- the PORCN gene encoding protein-serine O-palmitoleoyltransferase porcupine isoform X6, producing the protein MATFSRQEFFQQLLQGCLLPTAQQGLDQIWLLLAICLACRLLWRLGLPSYLKHASTVAGGFFSLYHFFQLHMVWVVLLSLLCYLVLFLCRHSSHRGVFLSVTILIYLLMGEMHMVDTVTWHKMRGAQMIVAMKAVSLGFDLDRGEVGAVPSPVEFMGYLYFVGTIVFGPWISFHSYLQAVQGHPLSRRWLQKVARSLALALLCLVLSTCVGPYLFPYFIPLDGDRLLRNKKRKARWLRAYESAVSFHFSNYFVGFLSEATATLAGAGFTEEKDHLEWDLTVSKPLNVELPRSMVEVVTSWNLPMSYWLNNYVFKNALRLGTFSAVLVTYAASALLHGFSFHLAAVLLSLAFITYVEHVLRKRLARILSACVLSKRCPPDCSHQHRLGLGVRALNLLFGALAIFHLAYLGSLFDVDVDDTTEEQVRWGPGLCG
- the PORCN gene encoding protein-serine O-palmitoleoyltransferase porcupine isoform X3 translates to MYAIPSPSDWTVHSIGETEVLHSLQVTGCACACRTLTCTQLVAQSDVPDFSHPPPVLQYVPLHGLGSPKLKCECRSPSLKRGLPHGHPHPLCPCFDRSIRLAIHPWGSAMATFSRQEFFQQLLQGCLLPTAQQGLDQIWLLLAICLACRLLWRLGLPSYLKHASTVAGGFFSLYHFFQLHMVWVVLLSLLCYLVLFLCRHSSHRGVFLSVTILIYLLMGEMHMVDTVTWHKMRGAQMIVAMKAVSLGFDLDRGEVGAVPSPVEFMGYLYFVGTIVFGPWISFHSYLQAVQGHPLSRRWLQKVARSLALALLCLVLSTCVGPYLFPYFIPLDGDRLLRKWLRAYESAVSFHFSNYFVGFLSEATATLAGAGFTEEKDHLEWDLTVSKPLNVELPRSMVEVVTSWNLPMSYWLNNYVFKNALRLGTFSAVLVTYAASALLHGFSFHLAAVLLSLAFITYVEHVLRKRLARILSACVLSKRCPPDCSHQHRLGLGVRALNLLFGALAIFHLAYLGSLFDVDVDDTTEEQVRWGPGLCG
- the PORCN gene encoding protein-serine O-palmitoleoyltransferase porcupine isoform X9, producing the protein MVWVVLLSLLCYLVLFLCRHSSHRGVFLSVTILIYLLMGEMHMVDTVTWHKMRGAQMIVAMKAVSLGFDLDRGEVGAVPSPVEFMGYLYFVGTIVFGPWISFHSYLQAVQGHPLSRRWLQKVARSLALALLCLVLSTCVGPYLFPYFIPLDGDRLLRNKKRKARGTMVRWLRAYESAVSFHFSNYFVGFLSEATATLAGAGFTEEKDHLEWDLTVSKPLNVELPRSMVEVVTSWNLPMSYWLNNYVFKNALRLGTFSAVLVTYAASALLHGFSFHLAAVLLSLAFITYVEHVLRKRLARILSACVLSKRCPPDCSHQHRLGLGVRALNLLFGALAIFHLAYLGSLFDVDVDDTTEEQVRWGPGLCG
- the PORCN gene encoding protein-serine O-palmitoleoyltransferase porcupine isoform X7; this encodes MATFSRQEFFQQLLQGCLLPTAQQGLDQIWLLLAICLACRLLWRLGLPSYLKHASTVAGGFFSLYHFFQLHMVWVVLLSLLCYLVLFLCRHSSHRGVFLSVTILIYLLMGEMHMVDTVTWHKMRGAQMIVAMKAVSLGFDLDRGEVGAVPSPVEFMGYLYFVGTIVFGPWISFHSYLQAVQGHPLSRRWLQKVARSLALALLCLVLSTCVGPYLFPYFIPLDGDRLLRKWLRAYESAVSFHFSNYFVGFLSEATATLAGAGFTEEKDHLEWDLTVSKPLNVELPRSMVEVVTSWNLPMSYWLNNYVFKNALRLGTFSAVLVTYAASALLHGFSFHLAAVLLSLAFITYVEHVLRKRLARILSACVLSKRCPPDCSHQHRLGLGVRALNLLFGALAIFHLAYLGSLFDVDVDDTTEEQVRWGPGLCG
- the PORCN gene encoding protein-serine O-palmitoleoyltransferase porcupine isoform X1 — its product is MYAIPSPSDWTVHSIGETEVLHSLQVTGCACACRTLTCTQLVAQSDVPDFSHPPPVLQYVPLHGLGSPKLKCECRSPSLKRGLPHGHPHPLCPCFDRSIRLAIHPWGSAMATFSRQEFFQQLLQGCLLPTAQQGLDQIWLLLAICLACRLLWRLGLPSYLKHASTVAGGFFSLYHFFQLHMVWVVLLSLLCYLVLFLCRHSSHRGVFLSVTILIYLLMGEMHMVDTVTWHKMRGAQMIVAMKAVSLGFDLDRGEVGAVPSPVEFMGYLYFVGTIVFGPWISFHSYLQAVQGHPLSRRWLQKVARSLALALLCLVLSTCVGPYLFPYFIPLDGDRLLRNKKRKARGTMVRWLRAYESAVSFHFSNYFVGFLSEATATLAGAGFTEEKDHLEWDLTVSKPLNVELPRSMVEVVTSWNLPMSYWLNNYVFKNALRLGTFSAVLVTYAASALLHGFSFHLAAVLLSLAFITYVEHVLRKRLARILSACVLSKRCPPDCSHQHRLGLGVRALNLLFGALAIFHLAYLGSLFDVDVDDTTEEQVRWGPGLCG
- the PORCN gene encoding protein-serine O-palmitoleoyltransferase porcupine isoform X4, translating into MYAIPSPSDWTVHSIGETEVLHSLQVTGCACACRTLTCTQLVAQSDVPDFSHPPPVLQSIRLAIHPWGSAMATFSRQEFFQQLLQGCLLPTAQQGLDQIWLLLAICLACRLLWRLGLPSYLKHASTVAGGFFSLYHFFQLHMVWVVLLSLLCYLVLFLCRHSSHRGVFLSVTILIYLLMGEMHMVDTVTWHKMRGAQMIVAMKAVSLGFDLDRGEVGAVPSPVEFMGYLYFVGTIVFGPWISFHSYLQAVQGHPLSRRWLQKVARSLALALLCLVLSTCVGPYLFPYFIPLDGDRLLRNKKRKARGTMVRWLRAYESAVSFHFSNYFVGFLSEATATLAGAGFTEEKDHLEWDLTVSKPLNVELPRSMVEVVTSWNLPMSYWLNNYVFKNALRLGTFSAVLVTYAASALLHGFSFHLAAVLLSLAFITYVEHVLRKRLARILSACVLSKRCPPDCSHQHRLGLGVRALNLLFGALAIFHLAYLGSLFDVDVDDTTEEQVRWGPGLCG
- the PORCN gene encoding protein-serine O-palmitoleoyltransferase porcupine isoform X2 gives rise to the protein MYAIPSPSDWTVHSIGETEVLHSLQVTGCACACRTLTCTQLVAQSDVPDFSHPPPVLQYVPLHGLGSPKLKCECRSPSLKRGLPHGHPHPLCPCFDRSIRLAIHPWGSAMATFSRQEFFQQLLQGCLLPTAQQGLDQIWLLLAICLACRLLWRLGLPSYLKHASTVAGGFFSLYHFFQLHMVWVVLLSLLCYLVLFLCRHSSHRGVFLSVTILIYLLMGEMHMVDTVTWHKMRGAQMIVAMKAVSLGFDLDRGEVGAVPSPVEFMGYLYFVGTIVFGPWISFHSYLQAVQGHPLSRRWLQKVARSLALALLCLVLSTCVGPYLFPYFIPLDGDRLLRNKKRKARWLRAYESAVSFHFSNYFVGFLSEATATLAGAGFTEEKDHLEWDLTVSKPLNVELPRSMVEVVTSWNLPMSYWLNNYVFKNALRLGTFSAVLVTYAASALLHGFSFHLAAVLLSLAFITYVEHVLRKRLARILSACVLSKRCPPDCSHQHRLGLGVRALNLLFGALAIFHLAYLGSLFDVDVDDTTEEQVRWGPGLCG
- the PORCN gene encoding protein-serine O-palmitoleoyltransferase porcupine isoform X5; the encoded protein is MATFSRQEFFQQLLQGCLLPTAQQGLDQIWLLLAICLACRLLWRLGLPSYLKHASTVAGGFFSLYHFFQLHMVWVVLLSLLCYLVLFLCRHSSHRGVFLSVTILIYLLMGEMHMVDTVTWHKMRGAQMIVAMKAVSLGFDLDRGEVGAVPSPVEFMGYLYFVGTIVFGPWISFHSYLQAVQGHPLSRRWLQKVARSLALALLCLVLSTCVGPYLFPYFIPLDGDRLLRNKKRKARGTMVRWLRAYESAVSFHFSNYFVGFLSEATATLAGAGFTEEKDHLEWDLTVSKPLNVELPRSMVEVVTSWNLPMSYWLNNYVFKNALRLGTFSAVLVTYAASALLHGFSFHLAAVLLSLAFITYVEHVLRKRLARILSACVLSKRCPPDCSHQHRLGLGVRALNLLFGALAIFHLAYLGSLFDVDVDDTTEEQVRWGPGLCG
- the PORCN gene encoding protein-serine O-palmitoleoyltransferase porcupine isoform X8, producing the protein MVWVVLLSLLCYLVLFLCRHSSHRGVFLSVTILIYLLMGEMHMVDTVTWHKMRGAQMIVAMKAVSLGFDLDRGEVGAVPSPVEFMGYLYFVGTIVFGPWISFHSYLQAVQGHPLSRRWLQKVARSLALALLCLVLSTCVGPYLFPYFIPLDGDRLLRKWLRAYESAVSFHFSNYFVGFLSEATATLAGAGFTEEKDHLEWDLTVSKPLNVELPRSMVEVVTSWNLPMSYWLNNYVFKNALRLGTFSAVLVTYAASALLHGFSFHLAAVLLSLAFITYVEHVLRKRLARILSACVLSKRCPPDCSHQHRLGLGVRALNLLFGALAIFHLAYLGSLFDVDVDDTTEEQVRWGPGLCG